A region of Massilia sp. KIM DNA encodes the following proteins:
- a CDS encoding ABC transporter ATP-binding protein encodes MTQVSMRNVGLAYGGQAILNDINLNIGAGEFCVFVGPSGCGKSSLLRLVAGLETISSGAISIDGRVINEVPPAERDIAMVFQNYALYPHMSVYDNMAFGLRRQGLSRAQIEDRVREAARILQLEALLERKPGALSGGQRQRVAIGRAIVKQPKVFLFDEPLSNLDASLRGQTRIEIARLHRTLGSASMIYVTHDQTEAMTLADRIVLLRPGAAAEGLSSIAQVGTPLELYHHPANLFAAGFIGTPAMNFLPARVLEAGPQEALAEVAGKHCAARVSAVGLKAGEAVTIGIRPEHIAVGSGPWQGRIRHVELLGEHGYIHVSLEDGQQVQAKTGPRPYRVGQTVALDFPPEAMHLFDARGEARRRLAVGDDMMEGDEA; translated from the coding sequence GTGACGCAAGTAAGCATGCGCAACGTCGGCCTGGCCTATGGCGGCCAGGCGATCCTGAACGACATCAACCTGAACATCGGCGCGGGCGAGTTCTGCGTCTTCGTCGGGCCCTCCGGCTGCGGCAAGTCCAGCCTGCTGCGCCTGGTGGCCGGCCTGGAAACCATCAGCAGCGGGGCCATCAGCATCGACGGCCGCGTCATCAACGAGGTGCCGCCGGCCGAGCGCGACATCGCGATGGTGTTCCAGAACTACGCCCTGTATCCGCACATGAGCGTGTACGACAACATGGCCTTCGGCCTGCGCCGCCAGGGCCTGTCGCGGGCCCAGATCGAGGATCGGGTGCGCGAGGCGGCGCGCATCCTGCAGCTCGAGGCCCTGCTCGAACGCAAGCCGGGCGCCCTGTCCGGCGGCCAGCGCCAGCGCGTCGCCATCGGGCGCGCGATCGTCAAGCAGCCCAAGGTCTTCCTGTTCGACGAACCGCTGTCCAACCTCGACGCCTCGCTGCGCGGCCAGACCCGGATCGAGATCGCCAGGCTGCACCGCACGCTCGGCAGCGCCAGCATGATCTACGTGACCCACGACCAGACCGAGGCCATGACCCTGGCCGACCGCATCGTGCTGCTGCGCCCCGGCGCGGCGGCCGAGGGCCTGTCCAGCATCGCCCAGGTCGGCACCCCGCTGGAGCTCTACCACCACCCGGCCAACCTGTTCGCGGCCGGCTTCATCGGCACGCCGGCGATGAACTTCCTGCCCGCGCGCGTGCTGGAGGCCGGCCCCCAGGAAGCCCTGGCCGAGGTGGCGGGCAAGCATTGCGCGGCGCGCGTGTCGGCCGTTGGCCTGAAGGCCGGCGAAGCGGTGACGATCGGCATCCGGCCCGAGCACATCGCGGTCGGCAGCGGCCCCTGGCAGGGCCGCATCCGGCACGTCGAGCTGCTGGGCGAGCATGGCTACATCCACGTCAGCCTCGAGGACGGGCAGCAGGTCCAGGCCAAGACCGGACCCCGCCCCTACCGCGTGGGCCAGACGGTGGCCCTGGATTTCCCGCCCGAGGCGATGCACCTGTTCGACGCGCGCGGCGAAGCGCGGCGACGGCTGGCCGTGGGCGACGACATGATGGAAGGAGATGAAGCATGA
- the ycaC gene encoding isochorismate family cysteine hydrolase YcaC: MTTPYKRLDKNNAAVLLVDHQAGLLSLVRDIDPDKFKNNVLALADMAKYFNLPTILTTSFETGPNGALVPELRAQFPDAPYVARPGQINAWDNDDFVQAVKATGKKQLIIAGVVTEVCVAFPALSALEEGYEVFIITDASGTFNEMTRNAAWERMSRAGAQLMTWFGAACELHRDWRNDIEGLGALFSNHIPDYRNLITSYSTLTSGK, from the coding sequence ATGACCACCCCCTACAAGCGTCTCGACAAGAATAACGCGGCCGTTCTGCTGGTTGACCACCAGGCCGGCCTACTCTCCCTGGTGCGCGACATCGATCCCGACAAGTTCAAGAACAACGTTCTGGCACTGGCGGATATGGCGAAGTACTTCAATTTGCCGACGATACTCACGACCAGTTTCGAAACTGGTCCGAATGGGGCCCTGGTGCCGGAATTGAGAGCCCAGTTTCCCGATGCCCCATATGTCGCGCGACCGGGCCAGATCAATGCCTGGGACAACGATGACTTCGTCCAGGCGGTCAAGGCGACCGGAAAGAAGCAACTCATCATCGCCGGTGTCGTGACCGAGGTTTGCGTTGCGTTCCCGGCGCTGTCGGCCCTCGAAGAAGGATATGAAGTATTCATCATCACGGATGCTTCGGGCACCTTCAACGAAATGACACGCAATGCGGCATGGGAGCGGATGTCCCGCGCTGGCGCCCAGCTCATGACCTGGTTCGGCGCCGCATGCGAATTGCACCGTGATTGGCGCAACGACATCGAGGGTCTGGGAGCGCTGTTCTCGAATCATATTCCCGACTACCGCAATCTGATCACCAGCTACTCAACGCTAACGTCTGGCAAGTAA
- a CDS encoding family 43 glycosylhydrolase: MTLQVEGKYVWDFWHFVEDGKVHLYFLQADRAIGNPDLRHWNVSIGHAVSTDLRHWDYRGTALRPAGAPAWDDYTTWTGSVIRAEGACHLFYTGTTRAEGGLRQRIGHAVAPSPEGPWERVGDGLALDLDTRWYEEHAPDQAEHWHDRAWRDPWVLPHRIDGLYHMFFTARRKDGPLYARGVIGHAVSPDLVHWEARPPVYQGGHYGQLEVPQVFEREGKWYCMFCNVREHWTPEMRALHGGGVSGTHYLVADSPFGPWKPAPGFLDGEVPCRRYAGKLLVDPVSGHECLMAFLDADGAGGFVGELCAPIPVFRQGPWYTLTPPAP, from the coding sequence ATGACATTGCAAGTAGAAGGCAAGTACGTCTGGGATTTCTGGCACTTCGTCGAGGACGGCAAGGTGCACCTGTACTTCCTCCAGGCCGACCGCGCCATCGGCAACCCCGACCTGCGCCACTGGAACGTGTCGATCGGCCACGCCGTCTCGACCGACCTGCGCCACTGGGACTACCGCGGCACCGCCCTGCGCCCCGCCGGCGCGCCGGCATGGGACGACTACACCACCTGGACCGGATCGGTGATCCGCGCCGAGGGCGCCTGCCACCTGTTCTACACTGGCACCACCCGCGCCGAGGGCGGGCTGCGCCAGCGCATCGGCCACGCGGTCGCGCCCTCGCCCGAGGGCCCGTGGGAGCGGGTCGGCGACGGCCTGGCGCTCGACCTCGACACCCGATGGTACGAGGAACATGCGCCGGACCAGGCCGAACACTGGCACGACCGCGCCTGGCGCGACCCCTGGGTGCTGCCGCACAGGATCGACGGCCTGTACCACATGTTCTTCACGGCGCGGCGCAAGGACGGCCCGCTGTACGCGCGCGGCGTGATCGGCCATGCGGTCTCGCCCGACCTGGTGCATTGGGAAGCGCGCCCGCCGGTCTACCAGGGCGGCCACTACGGCCAGCTCGAAGTGCCCCAGGTGTTCGAGCGCGAGGGCAAGTGGTACTGCATGTTCTGCAATGTGCGCGAGCACTGGACGCCGGAGATGCGGGCCCTCCACGGCGGCGGCGTGTCGGGCACCCATTACCTGGTGGCCGACAGTCCCTTCGGTCCGTGGAAGCCGGCGCCCGGCTTCCTCGACGGCGAGGTTCCCTGCCGGCGCTACGCGGGGAAGCTGCTCGTCGATCCGGTTAGCGGCCACGAATGCCTGATGGCCTTTCTCGATGCGGACGGCGCGGGCGGCTTCGTGGGCGAGCTGTGCGCGCCGATTCCCGTATTCCGCCAGGGCCCCTGGTACACGCTGACGCCGCCGGCACCTTGA